TCGCCAGCAGAGGGGCTGCACACTACCGTCTGCCGAGTGCGATGGCGGCCGCTAGGGCACGTCCTCGACGCTGGTCAGGCCCTCGCCGGTGATCTTGAACTGGACGGTCTCGCCGGCGGGTTTCGACCGGTGTTTCTCCAGCGTCGCCCGTCGGTTCCCGCCACGGAACCGCTCCAGCCTGACCACGACGCCCGACCAGTGGGTCAGGGTGTGCCCGCCCAGCGGGCGCGCCCGGTCGCTCTCCGGGTCGGTGAAAACCTGGTTGGTGATGACCACCGCCAGGTCGTGCTTGCGGGCCAGCGAGAGGAGGTGGGTCACCTGCTGGGCCACGGTCCGGAGGGCGTCGCCGGCCTCCTCGTCCTCGGCGCGGCTGATCCGGTAGAAGCCCGTCGCCGAGTCGAGGACGATCAGTTCCACCTGGTCGGCGAACTCCGCGGCGTCGCGCACGGCCTCGCCCTGCTCCTCGAAGTCGAGCACGTCAGAAACGATGATCCGCGACGCCAGCTCGTCCACCGCAGCCGAGCGGCCGCTGGCGAGTTGCTCGAGCCGGTCGACCGAGATGCCCTCGGTGTCGATGATCAGGGCCGACTCGCCCCGGGCCGCGGTCTCGACGGCGGCCGAGAGCGCGAGGTTCGTCTTGCCGGCGGCCGGCGGGCCGTACAGTTGCGTGACGACGCCGCGCTCTAGGCCGCCGCCGAGCAACTCGTCGACCGCCGAACAGCCCGTCGGAATCGGCTCGCTCACGACCGGGGCTTGGGCGCCACCGCTCAAAAACGCTCCCACTCGGCGGCGCGACCGCTCTCTGCCCGCCTCGGTCGATCACCGCTCGCGGGGCAGGTGCTCGGCGAGCGCGTCGATCAGTGCGTCCTCGTCCTCGATCTCCTCGCGCCAGCAGCGGATGGCCGGGCGCCATCCCGACCGGTGGAGGACGACCGCGTCGTCGGTCACCGCGAACGACTCGAACGCGTCCCACTCGTAGAGCCGGCGGTGGACGTAGTTGCTGCGCTCGATCCCGACGGGGGCCAGCCGATAGGTGCGGGGCTGGCCGAAGCCGAGGAGGGCCGCACCGCCGACGAACGCGGGCGCGCCCAGCCACCAGAACTCCGCGAGGCCGACGAACTCCCCGCCGAACGTCAGGGCTGTCCCGACGAGGTAGAGGACTACGGCCCCGACCTGAACCCGGGTCCGGAGCGGCTGTGGCCACCCGGCCTTCCACTCGGCCCGGACCGCCTCGTCGTCGACCACGGTCCTCGCGTACCGGGTCCGGGTCATCGCCACGAGGAGCAGGCCGACCACGATCCCGCTGGCCGAGAGGAAAAAGCCCGCCATTGCCACCCCGCGGAGGGCGTGGAGACTGGCGAAGTAACCCGCCGCGACGACTAGGGGAACGAGACCCAGCAGCCAGGCCCACCGCGTCGCGCCGAGGCGCTCGGGGAGGCCGCGCCATCGGGTGACGGCCCAGGCCACGCCCGCAGTGACGAGCGTCACGAACCCGAGGAAGTTCCCGTAGAGGACGCCGGCGTCGCTGGAGACGGTCAGTGCGATCACTCCGGTCAACGCCGGCGCGAGCAGTGCGGACGCGTAGAGCCCTGTGACGAAGGCGAAGACCGCGTCCGGTCGGTCCGGCGACTGGAGGGCTGGCCTCCGGACGACCTCTTCCATGTCCGTTCGTTTCACTGACACGGGCAAAATCTCTTTCGGGGACGACCAGGCCGTCGGTCCGCTACCGTTCGGGCAGATACTCGGCGACGGCCTCGCGGACTGCATCGGGCTCCTCGACGTCGGACAGCGAGAAGCGGAGCGCCGGCCAGGGGCCCGATCGGTGGAGCACCATCGCGTCGTCGCTCGCCTCGAACTCATCGAAGTCCGCCCAGTCGTAGGTCCGGGTCCACACCCGGCCGGAGCGCCGGATGCCCTCTGCGGAGAGCCGGTAGCCGTCGCGGTGGCCGAGCGTCCAGCTCAAAAGCAACCAGACGCCGCCGACGAAGATGAGGTCGGTGAGCCGGGGGACCTCCAGGAAGATGGGTCCCAGCGTCCCGACCAGGGTGGCGAGGAGGGCCGGGATCCCCGTCAGGATCGTCAGGCGTCGCCGCAGGGCCGCGGGCGGCCCGGCCTCGAACTCGACGTCCATGGCCGGACCTGCGGACCTCGCCCCCAAGGCGATTGCGGTCGACGGTACCACTGAAGTCGCCCGGTCGCCAAGAGCCGATGTGATCGTCGTCGCCACGGGGGACTTCGAGGTGTACCACGGCGTGGTCAACGAGCTGCGGGACCGCGGCGTCACCTTCACCACCGTCGAACCCGGCGCTGCCCTCCCCGAACGAGCCTCCGTCGTCGTCACCGACCCGGAGACCGACCTGGACGCGGGGATTCCGGTGGTCACCGCCGATCCCGCCGACCCGCGCGACGCTGTCGAGGAGTTGCTGGCCGTCCTCCGCGGGGGCGCGGGCCGAACCGTCGTCGGCATCGACCCCGGCGACCGCCCGGGCGTCGCCGTCATGATCGGGGACACCGTGGTCGCCGCCTTCCACGTCCCCGCGACCCAGGCCGCCGACGTGGTGGCCGACGAACTCGAAGACGCCACCGACCCGCTGGTCCGGATCGGCGACGGCGCACGACTGGTCGGCGCGCGCATCATCGACGACCTGCCCGACGTGCCGATCGAACTCGTCGACGAGACCGGCACCACGCCCTATCTCGGCACCGGCGCGCGGGGGATGGGCGACGTGCTCGCGGCGGTCAACATCGCCCGGATCGAGGGCGAGGCGGTCGAGTCACGCGAGATCGAACCGACGGCGGGCGAGATCCAGCGGATCAAGGACCGCTCGCGGGAGGCCTCGGACGCGAACCGCGCTATCGACGACGCACTGGCTCGCCGGGTGGCCGTCGGCGAGTTGACGATCGAGGAGGCGCTCGCCGAACACCGGGATAGCGAGTGACTCGCTATCCGGAAGACTCGTCGCTGCGGCGGTCGAGGAGCGCGACCCGCAGGCTGGAAACGTTTCGCCCCAGGTTAATTTACTATCCAACAGATATAATATTATACTGTACGATAGCAAAAACTAGCCTCCGATCAGGGTCCGGAACGGACGTCGGACCGGTCGAACGGATCAGGGGGCGGGAACTGATCGAAATGACAGGAGACGACGAGAACACGCACGTAGACAGACGAACGCTCCTCGGATCCACGGCCACGCTCGGCCTCGCAGCGACGGCCGGGTGTCTGGGCCTGCTCGGTCTCTCCGAGGAAGACGAGGATTCCACGGCATCGCCGACGAGTGCACCCCAGTCGACGAGTACCCAGCAACCAACGAGTGCACCGACGCCGGTCACCACCGTCAGAGACGCCGGCAACGACGATGCGGGGCCGAACCTCACGCTCGCACCCTGCGTCGCCGATGGGTCCTGCGTGGTGACGCCCGACGACGACGTCGTGACGGATCCGGACCTGTTCCAGCCCAACCTGACCGTCGATCCGATCGACGTCGGCACGCTGCCCACGGACATCGACCTCGGTGGCGCCGACGGCGGTGGAGACGACGGATCGAGCGGCTCGCTCCGGGATCCGACCACCGTCACCGGGTCCGGCGCGGTCGAGGTCGAGGTCACGCCGGACAGCAAACAGCCGTCCGACGAGAGCGCAGGGGCCGAACAGACCGAAACGAAGTCCGACGTCGTCTGTACGACCCAGAAGCGCCGGCTGACCGCCGGCGGGCCAGCGAACTTCCTGATGGACCCCCAGATCGGCACCATCTGGCCCGGCGCGATACTGGAGGCGAACAGCATCGCCAACGGACAGTTCTCACCGGCCCTCTCCCAGCAGCGGCGAGCGGGCGCGTCGGTCGACGACATTCGACAGCCGATCGAGCTATCGCTCTCGCTGATGAACGTCGAGAACAGCGATACCAGTGTAACGGTCCAGAACCCCTCGCTGGGGAACGTCAGAAACGCCCGGAGCGAACTCCTCAGTCGGTTCAACCGGACGGCGACGCCGGCGAAACAGAAGGCCAGGATCCACCAGGTCCACTCCGAGGAGCAACTCAAAGTCGCGCTCGGGGTCCACTACGACAGCAACAACCTCGACATCGACAACGAGTTCGACTACTCCAGCGATTCGGAGACCAACAAGTTGCTCGCGAAGTACTGGCAGATCTACTACACCCTCGACGTGTCGGTCCCCAACCCCGTCGCCAACGGGTTCGTGACCGATCAGGGCGCGTACCTGAACCGGAACGACGTGATCATCAAGAACGTGTCCTACGGTCGCTTGCTGCTGTTCTCGGCCGAGTCGAAGTACCAGCGAACGAAGGTCAGTAACTCGCTGAAGGCCGCCCTCAACTACGGCAAGAAGGAGGGGAAGATCTCGACCGACGTCGAACACGAGCAGGTCCTGCGCGACACGAAGATCGACGTGCAAGTGATGGGCGGGAGCGCCGAGAGCGGCGCCAAGACGATCAGCAAACCCGGGGAGGACGCGTTCGAGACCATCAAGAACTGGATTCAGCGAGGCGCCACGTACGACCCGAAGACCTCCCCGGGCGTCCCGATCTCCTATCACTCGAAATACCTCAGCAACCTCGATACCGCCAACGTCTACCTGACCACGTCCTACACGTCCCGGAACTGTCGCCCGACGACGAACAAATATCGGGTCCACAACTTCTCGTGGGAGGTGCTCTCCGAGAGCGACCCGGGCAACGAGGAGGAACTCTACGGCGACATCTACGTCGTCGGGTGGCCGGTCCCGAAAGACGGCGTCCTGATCGGGACGGACGCACGGATCGAACCGAAGGGCGCCCCCAGCGACGGCGAGGTCTGGGACCGTTCCAAATCCAGCCACCTCAACCTCAAGGAGAACCAGCGCAAGCAACTCACCGTCGACGAGACCCTCGTCTTCGACGACATTCAGGAGATCGACCAGAGCAAAGCCTACATCCAGGTCACCGCCGTCCCCCACGAGAAGGATCCGACCTCGAACGACGATTTCGGTAACAAGAAACACGTCAAGTGGTTCCTGAACGAGGCACCGAGCGATCCCGACACGGCCGGCAACGGCCCCGGGAAGTTCAAGATCCGCTGGAACGACCACGGCTCCGAGATCGAACTGGCGTTCGACATCTCGCCGCTGCCGCCCTGAGGGTCGCTTACCGAACGCTCCCTTCCGCTCGTCGCATCACGTCCCGGATCGGCAGATCGGTCTCGCGGGCGACCGCGAGCGCGTCGTCGTACTCGGCGCTCACGTCATACACCGTGCCGCCGGCGTCGCTGGCGACTTTGACGGCCACGTCGTAGTCGGTGCCGTCCACGGGCACCGTCGCGGTCACGACCTCCCGGTCCGCGACCCAGCGGTGACCCGCGCCGTGTTCGCGGACGCCGAGCGTCCCGGTCTCCTCGGCCAGTCGGCGCGCGACCCGGTCGGCGTCCTCCGGACTGACGATCACCTTCACCAGGTGACCGGGGCGGGACTTCTTCATCGTGAGCGGGACTATCGAGACGTCCTTCGCGCCGGCGTCGGAGAGGCGTTCCTGTAACCCGCCGAGCAACTCGGGCGAGGCGTCGTCGAGGTTCGTCTCCAGCACGGTGATCGCCTCGCGCCGAAGCCCCCCGGCCCCGTCGCCGACCAGCGCCCGGAGGACGTTGGGGTACTCGTCGAAGTCGTACCCACCTGCGCCGTAGCCCGAGGCGTCGACGGTCAGCGACGGCAGCGCCTCTACGCCCTCGGCGACGTGGGCCAGGATCGCCGCCCCGGTCGGCGTCAGCAGTTCCGCATCGACGGGGCCGCCGCGCAGCGCCCAGTCGGCCCGCTCCGCGACCTCGACGACGGCGGGCGTGGGCACGGGGTAGGTCCCGTGACTCATCGACACCTCGCCGCCGCCGGTCGCGAGCGGCGTCGTCACCACCCGATCGACGTCGAGGTCGTCG
Above is a genomic segment from Halorientalis sp. LT38 containing:
- the radB gene encoding DNA repair and recombination protein RadB, encoding MSGGAQAPVVSEPIPTGCSAVDELLGGGLERGVVTQLYGPPAAGKTNLALSAAVETAARGESALIIDTEGISVDRLEQLASGRSAAVDELASRIIVSDVLDFEEQGEAVRDAAEFADQVELIVLDSATGFYRISRAEDEEAGDALRTVAQQVTHLLSLARKHDLAVVITNQVFTDPESDRARPLGGHTLTHWSGVVVRLERFRGGNRRATLEKHRSKPAGETVQFKITGEGLTSVEDVP
- a CDS encoding thiol-activated cytolysin family protein gives rise to the protein MTGDDENTHVDRRTLLGSTATLGLAATAGCLGLLGLSEEDEDSTASPTSAPQSTSTQQPTSAPTPVTTVRDAGNDDAGPNLTLAPCVADGSCVVTPDDDVVTDPDLFQPNLTVDPIDVGTLPTDIDLGGADGGGDDGSSGSLRDPTTVTGSGAVEVEVTPDSKQPSDESAGAEQTETKSDVVCTTQKRRLTAGGPANFLMDPQIGTIWPGAILEANSIANGQFSPALSQQRRAGASVDDIRQPIELSLSLMNVENSDTSVTVQNPSLGNVRNARSELLSRFNRTATPAKQKARIHQVHSEEQLKVALGVHYDSNNLDIDNEFDYSSDSETNKLLAKYWQIYYTLDVSVPNPVANGFVTDQGAYLNRNDVIIKNVSYGRLLLFSAESKYQRTKVSNSLKAALNYGKKEGKISTDVEHEQVLRDTKIDVQVMGGSAESGAKTISKPGEDAFETIKNWIQRGATYDPKTSPGVPISYHSKYLSNLDTANVYLTTSYTSRNCRPTTNKYRVHNFSWEVLSESDPGNEEELYGDIYVVGWPVPKDGVLIGTDARIEPKGAPSDGEVWDRSKSSHLNLKENQRKQLTVDETLVFDDIQEIDQSKAYIQVTAVPHEKDPTSNDDFGNKKHVKWFLNEAPSDPDTAGNGPGKFKIRWNDHGSEIELAFDISPLPP
- the larC gene encoding nickel pincer cofactor biosynthesis protein LarC; translated protein: MRTLAFDGRMGASGDMLLGALLAAGADRDALAPVEEADELDVRYAVRSVRKTGIDATAVDVLLADDEPDDGGGADGDPHDHTGEGTHDHSPDPEHGHGEHTHDHGDAEHDHNHGDEDHDHTHAEGHGPHRTYAEVVAIVEGMDLPSGVADDALAIFERLGEAEAAVHGTDLDETHFHEVGADDAIADVVGFALLLDDLDVDRVVTTPLATGGGEVSMSHGTYPVPTPAVVEVAERADWALRGGPVDAELLTPTGAAILAHVAEGVEALPSLTVDASGYGAGGYDFDEYPNVLRALVGDGAGGLRREAITVLETNLDDASPELLGGLQERLSDAGAKDVSIVPLTMKKSRPGHLVKVIVSPEDADRVARRLAEETGTLGVREHGAGHRWVADREVVTATVPVDGTDYDVAVKVASDAGGTVYDVSAEYDDALAVARETDLPIRDVMRRAEGSVR